The Leptodactylus fuscus isolate aLepFus1 chromosome 3, aLepFus1.hap2, whole genome shotgun sequence genome has a segment encoding these proteins:
- the SCG2 gene encoding secretogranin-2: protein MASPRNYYLARCLSLCFLIILMSFADAASFQYYQVPQQEQEYRMKSLQRLPSPDMLKALEYIENLRKQGSRTESLPDYTSYQGAPFLTEQKEVQPLSPDSAKPLLNDDESEWMKAMLEALMQAEKEAKVTPQDKSKPYSNLMDKNLPPELIEDYDSNKWSERRPKTSKFSPRLYDDYSRDNPLKRTNEIVEGQYTPQNLATLQSVFQELGKLKGQANHKRDRLEEDQKLYKDDEDDMYKANNIAYEDVAGGEDWNPIEEKVESQTQEELKESKEEVEKTDDMDEEMKRSGLLGLQDEETEKENKEQESENLSKLMNSYLKMWLNRMEKGKPNIEKRSLKFSGITGSLDPEAIFQLIDLSRNLQIPPEDLIDMLQDEDSRKFPGRLESEKEVEVPEDLDEVSETMTDKTDVYKSKQGFIKQPKPVMLPIGPEDLTDEDMMMNLMAADKLPNQKYPFLNRFNQNNGIPRPYSMFSKPKGHKVIWPSDLEKRQIEYEPRSDKEEDLADYVVKMLAKYPELLGNNQNKKIPALYSPSDIQDLEKQYEKALRGYLNVRGYQDLETVANGNRRLPLPRETDDTQNKQYIDEDMLMKVLEYMNQEKAEKGRDHSVKRSMENM, encoded by the coding sequence ATGGCATCTCCAAGGAACTACTATCTTGCAAGATGCTTATCCCTGTGCTTTTTAATCATCCTAATGTCCTTTGCTGATGCTGCATCATTTCAGTACTACCAAGTGCCACAACAGGAGCAAGAGTACAGAATGAAGAGTTTACAAAGGCTGCCAAGCCCAGATATGTTGAAGGCACTGGAGTACATTGAGAACCTCAGGAAGCAAGGTAGCAGAACAGAGAGCCTCCCTGATTATACCTCCTACCAAGGGGCACCATTCCTCACTGAGCAGAAGGAAGTGCAACCCCTTTCACCAGACAGTGCCAAACCTCTCCTCAATGATGATGAGTCTGAGTGGATGAAAGCAATGTTGGAAGCTTTGATGCAAGCAGAAAAAGAGGCAAAGGTGACACCACAAGACAAAAGCAAACCGTACAGCAACTTAATGGACAAAAACTTACCACCTGAGCTGATCGAAGACTACGACTCAAACAAGTGGTCTGAGAGAAGACCAAAAACGAGCAAATTTTCACCAAGATTATATGATGACTACTCTCGGGACAACCCACTGAAAAGGACCAATGAAATTGTCGAAGGTCAGTATACTCCACAAAATCTAGCTACATTGCAGTCTGTCTTCCAGGAACTGGGGAAACTCAAAGGCCAGGCCAACCACAAAAGAGACAGATTAGAAGAAGACCAAAAACTTTACAAGGATGATGAGGATGACATGTATAAAGCCAATAACATCGCTTATGAAGATGTAGCGGGAGGTGAGGACTGGAACCCCATCGAAGAGAAAGTTGAGAGCCAAACACAAGAAGAGTTAAAGGAGAGTAAGGAAGAGGTTGAGAAGACAGACGATATGGATGAAGAGATGAAACGTTCTGGATTGTTGGGTTTGCAGGATGAAGAAACTGAGAAGGAAAATAAAGAGCAGGAATCCGAAAACCTGTCCAAACTGATGAACTCCTATTTAAAGATGTGGTTGAACAGAATGGAAAAGGGTAAACCGAATATAGAAAAGCGGTCATTAAAATTCTCAGGAATTACAGGGTCTCTAGATCCTGAAGCTATATTTCAGCTGATCGATCTATCTAGAAACTTACAAATCCCTCCTGAGGAtcttattgacatgctgcaagaTGAAGATAGTAGGAAATTTCCTGGAAGACTGGAGTCTGAAAAAGAGGTTGAAGTTCCTGAAGATTTGGATGAGGTTTCTGAAACTATGACAGATAAAACGGATGTGTATAAAAGTAAGCAAGGATTTATAAAGCAGCCCAAACCTGTTATGTTGCCTATTGGTCCTGAAGATCTAACAGATGAAGATATGATGATGAACCTCATGGCCGCTGATAAGTTACCAAATCAAAAATATCCTTTCCTCAATCGTTTTAACCAAAACAATGGTATACCAAGGCCGTACTCCATGTTTAGCAAACCCAAAGGACATAAAGTCATCTGGCCAAGTGACTTGGAAAAAAGACAAATAGAATATGAGCCCAGGTCAGACAAGGAGGAAGATTTGGCTGATTATGTAGTAAAGATGCTAGCCAAATATCCAGAGCTTCTTGgcaacaatcagaataaaaaaatcCCAGCCCTTTACTCACCCAGTGACATTCAGGATCTTGAAAAACAGTATGAAAAGGCTTTGAGAGGATATCTGAATGTGCGAGGTTACCAGGATTTAGAGACTGTAGCCAATGGTAATCGAAGGCTACCCCTACCCAGGGAAACGGATGACACACAAAATAAGCAGTATATAGATGAGGACATGCTTATGAAGGTCTTGGAGTACATGAACCAGGagaaagcagaaaaaggaagagATCACAGTGTTAAAAGATCTATGGAGAATATGTAA